Sequence from the Aromatoleum petrolei genome:
CCATCGCAGCGATTGCCACCGCAGTGCTGAGCAAGCGCTTCAACCATCTTGTCGCGCTCGACCGCGTCACCCTGACGGTCGCGCAGGGAACGATCTTCGGCCTGCTCGGACCGAACGGCGCGGGCAAGAGCACCGCGATCAAGATTCTCACGACCTTGCTCGATGCGAGCGACGGCCTCGCCCGCGTGGCGGGATTCGATGTCGCGAAGGATCCGGTGGAGGTCCGGCGCCGGATCGGATACGTGCCGCAACTCCTGTCCGCAGATGGCGCGCTGACCGCCATCGAGAATCTCAACCTTTCCGCGCGCCTGTACGGGCTGCGCGGCAAGACACGCGCTGCCCGGGTTCGCGATGCATTGGCGTTTGCAGGCCTGGAGGACCTGGGCGACCGACTGGTGCGCACCT
This genomic interval carries:
- a CDS encoding ABC transporter ATP-binding protein, with the protein product MAHDEPIAAIATAVLSKRFNHLVALDRVTLTVAQGTIFGLLGPNGAGKSTAIKILTTLLDASDGLARVAGFDVAKDPVEVRRRIGYVPQLLSADGALTAIENLNLSARLYGLRGKTRAARVRDALAFAGLEDLGDRLVRTYSGGMIRRLEIAQATLHVPEVLFLDEPTIGLDPVARRTVWDKLLELRQRNGMAILITTHDMEEAEVLCDELGILHQGRLVVTGKPEELKAGVGPAATLEDVFAHYSGAVLESGGNYREIRESRSAMRRLG